From the genome of Burkholderia pyrrocinia:
GCCCGACGCGATCCGCGCGCTGGACCTGAAGTGGTTCCATTGCAACGTGTACGAACACCATCAGCTCGGGCATCGCTTCGGGCTGCACGGCGTGCCGACGTGGTTCTTCTTCCACCGCGGCAAGCGCCTCGGCCGCGCGACGGGCTGGCATGGTCTCGCGCAGTTCCAGGCGGCCGTTTCGGCGGCCCGCACGAAGATCGCGGCGGCGGCGAGCCATGAACCGGCGGCCGGCGATCCGGCGGCCGGCGATCCGGTAGCCGGCGGCGATTGAAAAAATTTAATATCCGCATCGCCTGTCGGGTCTTGAAAACGGACCGGACGGACGCATTTCGGGAACAGAGTTGAATTCTGGCGCGCGAAACCGCCAAAAAAGGCGGGGTTTCGCGCAGCAAACAGGCATTTCTGGAGATTAGGAAAAATGGGAAAGATCATCGGTATTGACCTCGGCACCACGAACTCGTGCGTTGCCATCATGGAAGGCAACCAGGTCAAGGTCATCGAGAACTCGGAAGGCACGCGCACCACGCCGTCGATCATCGCCTACATGGACGACAACGAAGTGCTCGTCGGCGCGCCGGCCAAGCGTCAATCGGTGACCAACCCGAAGAACACGCTGTTCGCGGTGAAGCGCCTGATCGGCCGCCGCTTCGAAGAGAAGGAAGTCCAGAAGGACATCGGCCTGATGCCGTACACCATCATCAAGGCCGACAACGGCGATGCATGGGTCGAGGCACATGGCGAAAAGCTCGCGCCGCCGCAGGTTTCGGCGGAAGTGCTGCGCAAGATGAAGAAGACGGCCGAAGACTACCTCGGCGAGCCGGTCACGGAAGCCGTGATCACGGTGCCGGCGTACTTCAACGACAGCCAGCGCCAGGCGACCAAGGACGCCGGCCGCATCGCGGGCCTCGAAGTCAAGCGGATCATCAACGAGCCGACGGCAGCCGCGCTCGCGTTCGGTCTCGACAAGGCCGAGAAGGGCGACCGCAAGATCGCCGTGTATGACCTCGGCGGCGGCACGTTCGACGTGTCGATCATCGAGATCGCGGACGTCGACGGCGAAATGCAGTTCGAAGTGCTGTCGACCAACGGCGACACGTTCCTCGGCGGCGAAGACTTCGACCAGCGCATCATCGATTACATCATCGGCGAGTTCAAGAAGGAGCAGGGCGTCGACCTGTCGAAGGACGTGCTCGCGCTGCAGCGCCTGAAGGAAGCCGCCGAAAAGGCGAAGATCGAGCTGTCGTCGAGCCAGCAGACCGAAATCAACCTGCCGTACATCACGGCGGACGCGTCGGGCCCGAAGCACTTGAACCTGAAGATCACCCGCGCGAAGCTGGAAGCGCTGGTGGAAGACCTCGTCGAGCGCACGATCGAACCGTGCCGCATCGCGATCAAGGACGCAGGCGTCAAGGTGTCGGACATCGACGACGTGATCCTGGTCGGCGGCCAGACCCGCATGCCGAAGGTGCTGGAGAAGGTGAAGGAGTTCTTCGGCAAGGATCCGCGCCGTGACGTGAACCCGGACGAAGCCGTCGCGGTTGGCGCGGCGATCCAGGGCCAGGTCCTGTCGGGCGACCGCACGGACGTGCTGCTGCTCGACGTGACCCCGCTGTCGCTCGGCATCGAGACGCTCGGCGGCGTGATGACGAAGATGATCAACAAGAACACGACGATCCCGACGAAGCACGCGCAAGTGTATTCGACGGCGGACGACAACCAGGGCGCCGTGACGATCAAGGTGTTCCAGGGCGAACGCGAAATGGCGGCAGGCAACAAGCTGCTCGGCGAGTTCAACCTCGAAGGCATCCCGCCGGCACCGCGCGGCGTGCCGCAGATCGAAGTGAGCTTCGACATCGACGCGAACGGCATTCTGCACGTCGGCGCGAAGGACAAGGCGACCGGCAAGGAAAACAGGATCACGATCAAGGCCAACTCGGGTCTGTCCGAGGCTGAAATCGACCAGATGATCAAGGACGCGGAAGCGAACGCAGCGGAAGACCACAAGCTGCGCGAGCTGGCCGATTCGCGCAACCAGGGCGACGCGCTGGTCCACAGCACGAAGAAGGCGCTCGCCGAGTACGGCGACAAGCTGGACGCGGGCGAGAAGGAAGCCATCGAAGCGTCGCTGAAGTCGCTCGAGGAGGCGCTGAAGGACACGTCGGCCGACAAGGCTGCGATCGACGCGAAGGTCGAGGAACTCGGCAAGGTTTCGCAGAAGCTCGGCGAGAAGATGTACGCCGACATGCAGGCCCAGCAGGCGGGTGCCGCCGGCGCGGCGGGTGCAGCGGAAGGCGCGGCCCAGGCGGGTGGCGCGCAGCAGGCTGCCGACGACGTCGTCGACGCCGAGTTCAAGGAAGTGAAGAAGGACTGAGCCGGGTTGCAATGGCACCGCATGCCGCGTGCGGAAACGCGCGCGGCGCGGCTGACAAGTGACTGAAAAGCGGTCTGTCTTTCCTTCCGGATGGCCGGATCGACTCCACGCCTGGCGGGCTTCGCGGCCCTCCGGGCACATTTGTTTTTTGGCGGGTGCTGCGCGAGCCGTCCGCGGACGGCGCAGCGCCAGACGAGTCGAGAGACTTTACTGCAGGCGAAAGGAGCCGCCGCGTGCGCGATGCGTGGCGGCACAGTGAATCGATATGGCGAAACGGGATTACTACGAGGTTCTGGGCGTCGCGAAGAATGCGGGCGACGACGAAATCAAGAAGGCATATCGCAAGCTTGCGATGAAGTATCACCCTGACCGCAATCCGGACAACAAGGATGCGGAAGAGCATTTCAAGGAGGTGAAGGAAGCCTATGAAATGCTGTCGGACAGCCAGAAGCGGGCCGCGTACGACCAGTACGGCCACGCGGGCGTCGATCCGAACATGGGCGGTGCGGGCGCACAGGGCTTCGGCGGCTTCGCGGACGCGTTCGGCGATATCTTCGGCGACATCTTCGGCCAGGCCGCGGGCGGTGCTGCGCGCGGCGGCCGCGGCGGCCCGCAGGTGTACCGCGGCGCCGACCTGCGCTACAGCATGGAAATCACGCTCGAGCAGGCCGCACACGGCTACGACACGCAGATCCGCGTGCCGAGCTGGGTGTCGTGCGAGGTCTGCCACGGGTCGGGCGCGAAGCCCGGCACGAAGCCGGAAACCTGCCCGACCTGTCACGGCCAGGGCACGGTGCGCATGTCGCAGGGCTTCTTCAGCATCCAGCAGACCTGCCCGAAGTGTCACGGCACGGGCACCTATATCCCTGAGCCGTGCGTGCACTGCCACGGGTCGGGCAAGGTGAAGGAAACCAAGACGCTCGAAGTGAAGATCCCGGCCGGGATCGACGACGGGATGCGGATCCGCTCGGCCGGCAACGGTGAGCCGGGCATCAACGGCGGGCCGCCGGGCGACCTGTACGTCGAGATCCACATCAAGCCGCACGCGGTGTTCGAGCGCGACGGCGACGATCTCCACTGCCAGATGCCGATCCCGTTCACGACCGCCGCGCTCGGCGGCGAGATCGAGGTGCCGACGCTGGCCGGCCGTGCGTCGTTCCCGGTGCCGGAAGGCACGCAGTCGGGCAAGACGTTCCGCCTGCGCGGCAAGGGCATCAAGGGGCTGCGTTCGAGCATCGCGGGCGATCTGTACGTCCATGTGCAGGTCGAGACGCCCGTGAAGCTGACCGACCAACAGCGCGAACTGCTCAAGCAGTTCGAGAAGTCGCTGGCCGAGGGCGGCGCGCGTCACAGCCCGCAGAGCAAGAGCTGGTTCGACCGGGTGAAGAGCTTCTTCGAGTAATGGCATGACTGAAGGCAGCGAGAGCGCGTCGTTCGCGCTCTTGGACGATTGCGACTCGACCGCGTCCACGCGGTCGAGTCGCTTGTATTCGGGTTTCGTGCACGAACGCGTGTGCACGGACCCGGCGCGGCTCGACGAAGTCGACGCGGCGGTTGCGCAGGACCTGCGCGACGGGCTGCACGCGGTGGTCGTCGGCGCTTACGAATTCGGACGCAACCTGCAACGGGCGCAGCCGGGCAATGCCCCGCTGCGCTTTTTGCTGTATGCGCGC
Proteins encoded in this window:
- a CDS encoding thioredoxin family protein translates to MVSAGVDPAAFDAFDMQALAADTFDAGIEGAGDALAVVFFWGVDCFNCEIAKKAMLAQPDAIRALDLKWFHCNVYEHHQLGHRFGLHGVPTWFFFHRGKRLGRATGWHGLAQFQAAVSAARTKIAAAASHEPAAGDPAAGDPVAGGD
- the dnaK gene encoding molecular chaperone DnaK, with product MGKIIGIDLGTTNSCVAIMEGNQVKVIENSEGTRTTPSIIAYMDDNEVLVGAPAKRQSVTNPKNTLFAVKRLIGRRFEEKEVQKDIGLMPYTIIKADNGDAWVEAHGEKLAPPQVSAEVLRKMKKTAEDYLGEPVTEAVITVPAYFNDSQRQATKDAGRIAGLEVKRIINEPTAAALAFGLDKAEKGDRKIAVYDLGGGTFDVSIIEIADVDGEMQFEVLSTNGDTFLGGEDFDQRIIDYIIGEFKKEQGVDLSKDVLALQRLKEAAEKAKIELSSSQQTEINLPYITADASGPKHLNLKITRAKLEALVEDLVERTIEPCRIAIKDAGVKVSDIDDVILVGGQTRMPKVLEKVKEFFGKDPRRDVNPDEAVAVGAAIQGQVLSGDRTDVLLLDVTPLSLGIETLGGVMTKMINKNTTIPTKHAQVYSTADDNQGAVTIKVFQGEREMAAGNKLLGEFNLEGIPPAPRGVPQIEVSFDIDANGILHVGAKDKATGKENRITIKANSGLSEAEIDQMIKDAEANAAEDHKLRELADSRNQGDALVHSTKKALAEYGDKLDAGEKEAIEASLKSLEEALKDTSADKAAIDAKVEELGKVSQKLGEKMYADMQAQQAGAAGAAGAAEGAAQAGGAQQAADDVVDAEFKEVKKD
- the dnaJ gene encoding molecular chaperone DnaJ; protein product: MAKRDYYEVLGVAKNAGDDEIKKAYRKLAMKYHPDRNPDNKDAEEHFKEVKEAYEMLSDSQKRAAYDQYGHAGVDPNMGGAGAQGFGGFADAFGDIFGDIFGQAAGGAARGGRGGPQVYRGADLRYSMEITLEQAAHGYDTQIRVPSWVSCEVCHGSGAKPGTKPETCPTCHGQGTVRMSQGFFSIQQTCPKCHGTGTYIPEPCVHCHGSGKVKETKTLEVKIPAGIDDGMRIRSAGNGEPGINGGPPGDLYVEIHIKPHAVFERDGDDLHCQMPIPFTTAALGGEIEVPTLAGRASFPVPEGTQSGKTFRLRGKGIKGLRSSIAGDLYVHVQVETPVKLTDQQRELLKQFEKSLAEGGARHSPQSKSWFDRVKSFFE